The genomic window CTGGCCCATGCCAAACATTCAGAAAGTATTGCATTTGTTTACTCATCTTCAAATTTATGTTTTAGCATTGAACTGAGTAGATAATTCTTCTGAAGTCCACTTAAACAATAACAGATATTTTTCAGAAAATCTTGATAATGATACTAATGTTTTTACCAAATTAATAAATTAGTTTCAATAGTACATATTTTTTAACTAGTGTTATCATAGTCTAAATTAATTCGAAAGGGGGTTGAACAATGATCGATCTCACTGATGGAAGACCTATGAAAGTAATATTCTTGTACACTATTCCGCTTTTATTAGGTAACTTCTTCCAACAGTTTTATAGTTTTATTGATACGCTGATCGTTGGTAAAACTATCAGTGTTGACGCTTTGGCTGCGGTCGGAGCTACGGGCGGATTAACTGCCTTAGTAATTGGATTTGCACAAGGAATCACTAGTGGTCTAGCGATTTTGACCGCGCGGCGGTATGGTGCTGGCGATCTGAACGGCGTGAGAAAAAGTTTTGCGTCCGGAATTATCATTTCTCTAGGCATCACTGTTATCTTCACGATCATTTCCGTGATCATTGCCTACCCACTTTTAGTGATCATGCAAACGCCAAAAGAATTGATCCATGATTCATTTATCTTCTTGGAAATGATCTTTGCTGGTATCTTCTCATTTGTCGGATTCGACTTCTTGGGAAATACCATGCGTGCGTTGGGTAATACCCGTGTGCCATTATTCTTTTTGATTGTAAGTACAGTTTTAAACATTATCTTGGAATTAGTATTTATCCTGGTCTTACACATGGGAGTAGCCGGTGCTGGTTTAGCCACAGTAACTGCACAGACGATTACATTTATCAGTTTGTACATTTATATTCGCCTAAAAATTCCATATTTGATCCTGAGTCGATCGGATTTTCGGATCGATAAACAAGAGATCAAGCAATTATTAGGAACTAGTATGCCAATGGGATTTCAATCATCGATCATTGCCATTGGTGCAATAATTTTGCAATTCATGCTCAACACTTTGGGTGCAGATGCAGTTGCTGCCTACACCGTTGCGGGAAGAATTGAACAAATTGCGACCTTGCCAGCCATGAGTTTTGGTATTTCATTGGTCAACTACACCGCCCAAAACTTCGGTGCAAAAAAATACGACCGGATCTTAAAAGGTGTTAAGGAAGGTATCATTCTTTCAGTTGGTTCCAGTGCTACGATTGGTATCTTGCTAGTCTTCTTTGGTAAAAATATTTCTAGATTATTCATGAATGGCTATCAGCCAAAGATCCTTGACCTGATTCAAACATACTACTATTTCAATGGAACAATGTACTTTGTACTCTCAATT from Companilactobacillus sp. includes these protein-coding regions:
- a CDS encoding MATE family efflux transporter, with the translated sequence MIDLTDGRPMKVIFLYTIPLLLGNFFQQFYSFIDTLIVGKTISVDALAAVGATGGLTALVIGFAQGITSGLAILTARRYGAGDLNGVRKSFASGIIISLGITVIFTIISVIIAYPLLVIMQTPKELIHDSFIFLEMIFAGIFSFVGFDFLGNTMRALGNTRVPLFFLIVSTVLNIILELVFILVLHMGVAGAGLATVTAQTITFISLYIYIRLKIPYLILSRSDFRIDKQEIKQLLGTSMPMGFQSSIIAIGAIILQFMLNTLGADAVAAYTVAGRIEQIATLPAMSFGISLVNYTAQNFGAKKYDRILKGVKEGIILSVGSSATIGILLVFFGKNISRLFMNGYQPKILDLIQTYYYFNGTMYFVLSILFIVRYTLQGLGNQKAPTIAGIAELIMRVFASVVLIKSFGFLGAAMANPLAWIGSTLVLIGTWNLTMRELRKKRNLLHDRVEEIQQEQ